A DNA window from Pyxidicoccus xibeiensis contains the following coding sequences:
- a CDS encoding phospholipase D-like domain-containing protein produces MNAVDVDAILTSILDDRRLTPTERQALQAVLMERRAGEALLTLFRSRAFALARASVKEPRSREVITWLEETVEALHAPRTAEMSRMEAHFTPGDGPLNAIIKQVQDARGSIDVCVYTVTDDRITRALLEAHRNGVRLRVVGDDDKALDAGSDMHRLRDAGVPVRLDRSEAHMHHKFAVFDRLRLVTGSYNWTRSAAEHNHENILVSDDARLVQPFSRAFDALWDTLA; encoded by the coding sequence ATGAATGCCGTCGACGTCGATGCCATCCTGACCTCCATCCTGGATGACCGCAGGCTGACGCCCACCGAGCGGCAGGCGCTCCAGGCCGTGCTCATGGAGCGGCGGGCAGGCGAGGCCCTGCTCACCCTCTTCCGCTCCCGCGCCTTCGCCCTGGCCCGGGCCTCCGTGAAGGAGCCGCGCTCGCGCGAGGTCATCACCTGGCTGGAGGAGACGGTGGAGGCCCTGCACGCCCCCCGCACCGCGGAGATGTCCCGGATGGAGGCGCACTTCACGCCCGGCGACGGCCCCCTCAACGCCATCATCAAGCAGGTGCAGGACGCGCGCGGCTCCATCGACGTGTGCGTCTACACGGTGACGGATGACCGCATCACCCGCGCGCTGCTGGAGGCCCACCGCAACGGCGTGCGGCTGCGCGTGGTGGGCGACGACGACAAGGCGCTGGACGCCGGCTCCGACATGCATCGGCTGCGCGATGCCGGCGTGCCGGTGCGGCTGGACAGGAGCGAGGCCCATATGCATCACAAGTTCGCGGTGTTCGACAGGCTGCGGCTGGTGACGGGGAGCTACAACTGGACGCGCTCCGCCGCGGAGCACAACCACGAGAACATCCTGGTGTCCGACGACGCGCGGCTGGTGCAGCCCTTCAGCCGCGCGTTCGACGCGCTCTGGGACACGCTGGCCTAG
- the pbpC gene encoding penicillin-binding protein 1C — MTRLRRWARRLVPALALLLVLCVAGAVAAWWVPLPERLSAPASVVVEYRDGTPAHVFLAPDERWRIATAPERVDPAYLRALLALEDKRFFHHPGVDPLAVARAAVRNVLRGRRVSGASTLTMQLVRMLEPRPRTFGSKLIESLRAMQLELRMTKQEVLAAYLQFVPYGRNVEGVEAAALAYFGHTASHLSPAEIATLLAVPQNPNRRFPTPQNAARLKAARDEVARRLLEDEALPRGPADATATSEAVLAEVRATPVPTGLTPFPREAPHVAVWLRARRPELARLRTTLDAGTQRMVERLMRDAAGGLAPRGIHNGTAVVVERERSEVLALVGNFDFFDAAHGGQIVGFDTPRSPGSALKPLLYAMGIDLGMVGPDQLVADVPTAYGGYAPRNFDGRFQGLVRLEYALSQSLNMPFVRLLERVGVERFLAALRTAGVASLVPEPGHYGLSAAVGGIELTPLELAGVYVALAGDGRVAPLKLLEDGQRVGGPAEVVSPGAAWMTRRALSLRDRPDFPERRRLTGMPARVHWKTGTSFGHRDAWAAGSGPRHTAVVWLGNFDHSPSVHLVGADAAGPLLFDILEGVGPRGRAQPDEEGAPGDLMRVEVCAYSGHLPTDACVQRKQVYALRAAVPTRRCPYHQRVEVDVATGLAVGPTCSQGRTTESRVYLTWPATIRRWLEEQHRRLPEPPAAAPGCEPGGERAAPSIVSPADGQVAMLIPGVPAEQQEVPLEAEASHDRALTWFVDGALLGTARADERVWWTPRVGRHEILVTDDRGLTAKRTLVVRERR; from the coding sequence ATGACTCGTCTCCGCCGGTGGGCTCGGAGGCTCGTGCCCGCGCTCGCCCTGCTGCTCGTCCTCTGCGTCGCGGGGGCGGTGGCGGCGTGGTGGGTGCCGCTACCGGAACGGCTGTCCGCGCCGGCCTCGGTCGTCGTGGAGTACCGGGACGGCACGCCGGCCCACGTCTTCCTGGCGCCGGACGAGCGCTGGCGCATCGCCACCGCGCCGGAGCGGGTGGACCCGGCCTACCTGCGCGCGCTGCTGGCGCTGGAGGACAAGCGCTTCTTCCACCACCCGGGCGTGGACCCGCTGGCGGTGGCGCGGGCCGCGGTGCGCAACGTGCTCCGGGGCCGGCGGGTGTCGGGCGCGTCCACGCTCACCATGCAGCTGGTGCGCATGCTGGAGCCCCGGCCGCGCACCTTCGGCTCGAAGCTCATCGAGTCCCTCCGCGCGATGCAGCTGGAACTGCGAATGACGAAGCAGGAGGTGCTCGCGGCCTACCTCCAGTTCGTCCCGTACGGGCGCAACGTGGAGGGCGTGGAGGCGGCGGCGCTGGCGTACTTCGGCCACACCGCGTCGCACCTGAGCCCGGCGGAAATCGCCACGCTGCTGGCGGTGCCGCAGAACCCCAACCGCCGCTTCCCCACGCCGCAGAACGCGGCACGCCTGAAGGCGGCGCGGGACGAGGTGGCGCGGCGGCTCCTGGAGGACGAAGCGCTCCCCCGGGGCCCGGCGGACGCCACGGCGACGTCCGAGGCGGTGCTGGCCGAGGTGCGCGCCACGCCGGTGCCCACGGGGCTGACGCCCTTTCCCCGCGAGGCCCCACACGTAGCGGTGTGGCTGCGGGCGCGGCGGCCGGAGCTGGCGCGGCTGCGCACCACGCTGGACGCGGGCACGCAGCGGATGGTGGAGCGGCTGATGCGGGACGCGGCGGGCGGGCTGGCGCCGCGCGGCATCCACAACGGGACGGCGGTGGTGGTGGAGCGCGAGCGCTCGGAGGTGCTCGCGCTGGTGGGCAACTTCGACTTCTTCGACGCCGCGCATGGCGGGCAGATTGTGGGCTTCGACACGCCGCGCTCTCCGGGCTCGGCGCTCAAGCCGCTGCTGTACGCCATGGGCATCGACCTGGGCATGGTGGGGCCGGACCAGCTGGTGGCGGACGTGCCCACGGCCTATGGCGGCTATGCGCCGCGCAACTTCGACGGCCGCTTCCAGGGGCTGGTGCGGCTGGAGTACGCGCTGTCGCAGTCGCTCAACATGCCCTTCGTGCGGCTGCTGGAGCGCGTGGGCGTGGAGCGCTTCCTGGCCGCGCTGCGGACGGCGGGCGTGGCCAGCCTGGTGCCGGAGCCGGGGCACTACGGCCTGTCGGCGGCGGTGGGCGGCATCGAGCTGACGCCGCTGGAGCTGGCGGGGGTGTACGTCGCGCTGGCGGGGGACGGGCGCGTGGCGCCGCTGAAGCTGCTGGAGGACGGGCAGCGCGTGGGCGGGCCGGCGGAGGTGGTGTCCCCGGGGGCGGCGTGGATGACGCGGCGGGCGCTGTCGCTGCGGGACAGGCCGGACTTTCCGGAGCGGCGGCGGCTGACGGGGATGCCGGCGCGGGTGCACTGGAAGACGGGGACGAGCTTCGGGCACCGGGACGCGTGGGCGGCGGGCTCGGGGCCCCGGCACACGGCGGTGGTGTGGCTGGGCAACTTCGACCACTCGCCCAGCGTGCACCTGGTGGGCGCGGACGCGGCGGGGCCGCTGCTGTTCGACATCCTGGAGGGCGTGGGGCCGCGAGGCCGCGCGCAGCCGGACGAGGAGGGGGCGCCGGGAGACCTGATGCGCGTAGAGGTGTGCGCGTACTCGGGGCACCTGCCGACGGACGCGTGCGTGCAGCGCAAGCAGGTGTACGCCTTGAGGGCGGCGGTGCCCACGCGGCGCTGTCCGTACCACCAGCGGGTGGAGGTGGACGTGGCCACGGGGCTGGCGGTGGGGCCCACGTGCAGCCAGGGGCGGACGACGGAGTCGCGGGTGTACCTCACGTGGCCCGCCACCATCCGCCGCTGGCTGGAGGAGCAGCACCGCCGGCTGCCGGAGCCTCCCGCGGCCGCGCCCGGCTGCGAGCCTGGAGGCGAGCGCGCCGCGCCGAGCATCGTCTCTCCGGCGGACGGGCAGGTGGCCATGCTGATTCCGGGCGTGCCGGCGGAGCAGCAGGAGGTGCCGCTGGAGGCGGAGGCCTCGCATGACAGGGCGCTGACATGGTTCGTGGACGGAGCGCTGCTGGGCACGGCGCGCGCGGACGAGCGCGTGTGGTGGACGCCCCGGGTGGGGAGGCACGAAATCCTCGTCACGGATGACCGGGGGCTCACCGCGAAGCGCACGCTGGTGGTCCGCGAGCGGCGGTGA
- a CDS encoding thiol-disulfide oxidoreductase DCC family protein, which yields MDGTDKAAGQTGAVVLFDGVCNLCNGAVNFIIDRDPTARFRFAALQSAQAATLLAPLGRVPEAEPNSFILVEGGRVYERSTAALRVARKLPGAWKLFYAFVVIPTPIRDAVYKLIARNRYRWFGKADACRMPTPELRARFL from the coding sequence ATGGACGGGACGGACAAGGCAGCGGGGCAGACGGGCGCGGTGGTGCTCTTCGACGGCGTCTGCAACCTCTGCAATGGCGCGGTGAACTTCATCATCGACCGGGACCCGACCGCGCGCTTCCGCTTCGCCGCGCTCCAGTCCGCCCAGGCCGCCACGCTCCTCGCCCCGCTGGGACGCGTGCCCGAGGCCGAGCCCAACAGCTTCATCCTCGTGGAGGGCGGGCGCGTGTACGAGCGCTCGACGGCCGCCCTGCGGGTGGCCCGGAAGCTGCCCGGCGCGTGGAAGCTCTTCTACGCCTTCGTCGTCATCCCCACGCCCATCCGCGATGCCGTGTACAAGCTCATCGCGCGCAACCGCTACCGCTGGTTCGGCAAGGCCGACGCGTGCCGCATGCCCACGCCGGAGCTTCGCGCCCGCTTCCTCTAG
- a CDS encoding NAD(P)/FAD-dependent oxidoreductase: MASFTSPLDTLLPKRSGPRPRVAVIGAGISGVALARALHSAGYPVQVFEKSRGAGGRMATRRTEDGGAFDHGAQYFTARDALFQEQVRRWMDAGLAAEWNGVIGTLEHGRVTRSEREHTRYVGVPGMGAGVKQLAEELALHREVRVERLEREGPAWRLFAESGPVPGVFDVVVAAVPAPQAVPLLAGAPGLAARAGSVRMQPCLAVMARFASSVELEVDAAFVHGSPLSWIAREEGKPGRRTVHPGEERWVLHGSPEASREALEDAPEQVATRWVEAFAAATGRDMRPVEAVAHRWRYALPAPAREESFLFDAASGLGACGDWCGGPRVEGAFLSGVALARHLHSR, from the coding sequence ATGGCCTCCTTCACGAGTCCCCTCGACACCCTCCTCCCGAAGCGCTCCGGCCCGCGGCCTCGCGTGGCCGTGATTGGCGCGGGCATCTCGGGAGTCGCGTTGGCGCGGGCCCTCCACTCGGCCGGCTACCCGGTGCAGGTGTTCGAGAAGAGCCGGGGCGCGGGCGGCCGCATGGCCACGCGGCGCACAGAGGACGGAGGCGCCTTCGACCACGGAGCCCAGTACTTCACGGCCCGGGACGCGCTCTTCCAGGAGCAGGTGCGCAGGTGGATGGACGCGGGCCTGGCGGCGGAGTGGAACGGCGTCATCGGCACGCTGGAGCACGGCCGGGTGACGCGCTCGGAGCGTGAGCACACGCGCTACGTGGGCGTGCCGGGCATGGGGGCCGGGGTGAAGCAGCTGGCGGAGGAGCTCGCCCTCCACCGCGAAGTCCGGGTGGAGCGCCTGGAGCGAGAGGGCCCGGCGTGGAGGCTCTTCGCGGAGTCGGGCCCGGTGCCCGGCGTCTTCGACGTGGTGGTGGCCGCGGTGCCCGCCCCGCAGGCGGTGCCGCTGCTGGCCGGGGCGCCCGGGCTGGCGGCGCGCGCGGGCTCGGTCCGGATGCAGCCGTGCCTGGCGGTGATGGCCCGCTTCGCGTCGTCCGTGGAGCTGGAGGTGGACGCGGCCTTCGTCCACGGCTCGCCCCTGTCGTGGATTGCGCGGGAGGAGGGCAAGCCGGGGCGGCGGACCGTGCACCCGGGCGAGGAGCGCTGGGTGCTGCATGGCTCACCGGAGGCCAGCCGCGAGGCCCTGGAGGACGCACCCGAGCAGGTGGCGACGCGGTGGGTGGAGGCGTTCGCCGCGGCCACCGGACGGGACATGCGGCCCGTGGAGGCCGTGGCCCATCGCTGGCGCTACGCCCTGCCCGCTCCCGCGCGGGAGGAGTCGTTCCTGTTCGACGCCGCCTCGGGGCTCGGGGCCTGCGGGGACTGGTGCGGGGGGCCTCGGGTGGAGGGGGCGTTCCTCAGCGGCGTGGCGCTGGCGAGGCACCTCCACTCCCGCTGA
- a CDS encoding hybrid sensor histidine kinase/response regulator: MAAPPRALEASRVWLVDDSPTQLRRARDFLAKHYTVETFSTAEEMLERLTGPPPDVLILDWELPGVSGLDACRFVREHYDDVTLPILMLSSRGAHEDFSVGLQAGANDYVAKPYDDSELLARVAGLLRIRAQGRRLSEREAYLSTTLSSIGDAVIITDPTGHITFLNPVAERVTGWSDADARQRSVTEVFRLIDSASRAPVEDPVSRVLALGTVQGRASPTLLLRKDGSEVPVDDRAAPIRAGANELVGAVLVFRDVTEQTQARRHSEDLAAKVRASEAELRVLLDAIPVLVSFVTPDERYGRVNKAYEDWFGVSQESLRGRKVREVIGEAAYAVLGPYVKRGLQGESFSFEQHSVPYRLGGTRDVKVTFIAQHEKGKPVEGYVALLQDITVQRALEKERERHLQRQQQQAEIEQQLIGIVSHDLRNPLSAILLGAARLNQRADVDPSTRRVAERIYTSCSRAVRMVNDLLDFTQARLGGGIRIAPSPTDLHALSRAVVEEVEAAHPSVMLEVRTTGNAQGLWDADRLSQVIQNLVTNAVKYGEPGRPIEVSTEGDGTKATLCVHNEGPPISPELLSSIFQPLQRGTGAVDMAGRSVGLGLFIVKSIVEAHQGHIEVQSAPGHGTTFIVTLPQQPVVL, encoded by the coding sequence GTGGCTGCTCCCCCTCGCGCGCTGGAGGCCTCGCGCGTCTGGCTGGTCGACGACAGCCCCACGCAGCTGAGGCGAGCCCGCGACTTCCTCGCGAAGCACTACACGGTCGAGACGTTCTCCACCGCGGAGGAGATGCTCGAGCGGCTCACCGGGCCGCCGCCAGACGTGCTCATCCTGGACTGGGAGCTGCCGGGCGTCTCGGGCCTCGATGCGTGCCGCTTCGTGCGCGAGCACTACGACGACGTCACGCTCCCCATCCTGATGCTGTCCTCTCGCGGAGCCCACGAGGACTTCTCGGTGGGGCTCCAGGCGGGGGCCAATGACTACGTCGCCAAGCCCTATGACGACTCGGAGCTGCTCGCCCGGGTGGCCGGCCTGCTGCGCATCCGCGCCCAGGGCCGGCGGCTGAGCGAGCGCGAGGCGTACCTGTCCACGACGCTCTCCAGCATTGGAGATGCCGTCATCATCACGGACCCGACCGGGCACATCACCTTCCTCAACCCCGTGGCCGAGCGAGTCACCGGCTGGAGTGACGCCGACGCGCGACAGCGGTCCGTGACGGAGGTCTTCCGCCTCATCGACTCCGCCTCGCGTGCCCCGGTGGAAGACCCCGTCAGCCGGGTGCTCGCGCTCGGCACCGTGCAGGGGCGCGCCAGCCCGACGCTGCTGCTGCGCAAGGACGGCTCGGAAGTCCCTGTCGATGACAGGGCGGCCCCCATCCGGGCGGGAGCCAACGAGCTCGTCGGCGCCGTGCTCGTCTTCCGCGACGTCACCGAGCAGACCCAGGCGCGACGGCACAGCGAGGACCTGGCGGCCAAGGTCCGCGCCAGTGAGGCGGAGCTGCGCGTCCTGCTCGACGCCATCCCCGTGCTCGTGTCGTTCGTCACCCCGGACGAGCGCTATGGCCGGGTCAACAAGGCCTACGAGGACTGGTTCGGCGTCTCACAAGAGAGCCTGCGGGGCAGGAAGGTCCGGGAGGTCATCGGAGAGGCGGCGTACGCCGTGCTCGGCCCCTACGTGAAGCGGGGGCTGCAGGGAGAGAGCTTCTCGTTCGAGCAGCACAGCGTGCCCTACCGGCTGGGCGGCACCCGTGACGTGAAGGTGACCTTCATCGCGCAGCACGAGAAGGGCAAGCCGGTGGAGGGCTACGTCGCGCTCCTCCAGGACATCACGGTGCAGCGGGCGCTGGAGAAGGAGCGCGAGCGGCACCTCCAGCGGCAGCAGCAGCAGGCGGAGATCGAGCAGCAGCTCATCGGCATCGTGAGCCACGACCTGCGCAACCCCCTGAGCGCCATCCTGCTGGGGGCCGCCCGGCTGAACCAGCGAGCGGACGTGGACCCGAGCACCCGCAGGGTCGCGGAGCGCATCTACACGTCCTGCTCACGCGCGGTGCGGATGGTGAACGACCTGCTGGACTTCACCCAGGCCCGGCTCGGCGGCGGCATCCGGATTGCGCCCTCTCCCACGGACCTCCATGCGCTCAGCCGGGCGGTGGTCGAGGAGGTCGAAGCGGCGCATCCTTCCGTCATGCTGGAGGTGCGGACGACCGGCAACGCACAGGGCCTGTGGGACGCGGACCGGCTGTCCCAGGTCATCCAGAACCTGGTCACGAACGCCGTGAAATACGGTGAGCCCGGGAGGCCCATCGAAGTCTCCACGGAGGGTGACGGCACGAAGGCGACGCTCTGCGTGCACAACGAGGGCCCGCCCATCTCTCCCGAGCTGCTCTCGTCCATCTTCCAGCCCCTCCAGCGGGGCACCGGCGCGGTGGACATGGCGGGCCGCAGCGTGGGGCTCGGCCTCTTCATCGTGAAGTCGATTGTCGAGGCGCACCAGGGCCACATCGAGGTGCAGTCCGCCCCCGGACACGGCACCACCTTCATCGTCACCTTGCCGCAGCAGCCCGTCGTTCTTTGA
- a CDS encoding GNAT family N-acetyltransferase has translation MLRVSASHPARPTLDTERLRLRRVSSEHTEGFAALYAKPEVMRHLTGKPRTREESAAHVARMMAHWETHGFGLFAVTLREAPSVAPDVAPDVAPDVIGRAGLCYLEDTGLVEIAYLFDTPLWGQGLATEMGRELLRWGFEELGLERIVGVANLENVASQAVLRKLGMLHVGRAFHYGNAVERFECSLVDWREGRAAGGRLR, from the coding sequence ATGCTCCGCGTCTCCGCCTCACACCCCGCCCGCCCCACCCTCGACACCGAGCGGTTGAGACTCCGCCGCGTGTCCTCCGAGCACACGGAGGGCTTCGCCGCGCTGTATGCGAAGCCGGAGGTGATGCGGCACCTCACGGGGAAGCCTCGCACCCGGGAGGAGAGCGCGGCCCATGTGGCGAGGATGATGGCCCACTGGGAGACGCATGGCTTCGGGCTGTTCGCCGTCACCCTGCGCGAGGCTCCGAGCGTCGCTCCGGACGTCGCTCCGGACGTCGCTCCGGACGTCATCGGGCGGGCGGGCCTGTGCTACCTGGAGGACACGGGCCTCGTGGAGATTGCCTACCTGTTCGACACCCCGCTGTGGGGCCAGGGGCTCGCCACCGAGATGGGCCGGGAGCTGCTGCGCTGGGGCTTCGAGGAGCTGGGGCTGGAGCGCATCGTCGGCGTCGCGAATCTGGAGAACGTCGCGTCCCAGGCCGTGCTGCGGAAGCTGGGGATGCTGCACGTGGGCCGCGCGTTCCACTACGGCAACGCAGTGGAGCGCTTCGAGTGCTCACTGGTGGACTGGCGGGAGGGACGTGCGGCGGGGGGCAGGCTCCGGTAG